The segment TTCGGAATAGTAAAATAAACTCCAAACAAATATTCCTACTAATGCAAGCCTAATTACCATCGAAATATACACTAAAGCAAACCTTAGATATTCATGTCTTTCTAAAAAAGAATTAATTTTCACTATCGTTTTTCTCCTCTCTTTTGCATTTTGAGCAGTTGGCAACCACACCAATCCACCCGGCTACTCTCGATAACTACAGTGTTAAGTAACCACTCACTTCAAAAACGCATATACCAAAATTCATCAATTTCTTCGGCACGATCGTCAAATTCCAGTTCCGATAAGGTATCGCTGAAATCCTCATCCGTTTCGCAGATAAGCTTACACTCCCACTTTAGCGGTGTATTTTGCAACTCAAAAATGCAGAGTTTGGCGGCCAATTTATGCAGAACACTGCCAACATCAATACAAAAGAATTTAGGAAGACTTCATGCTGGATAGAGCATGGCGCAGTCGGTAGCTTTCTCCGGTAAACGCCAGAATATGGGCGTGGTGGACGAGGCGATCCACAAGGGCTGCCGTCAATCGCGTATCTCCAAACACCGTATTCCACTGCCCAAACTCCAAATTCGACGTCACAATCACACTGTTTCTCTCATAGCAAGCCGAGATGACATGAAACAACAGCTCAGCCCCCGTTTGGTGAAAGGGAACAAACCCAACCTCGTCCAAAATCAACAACTCACAGTCTGCCAGTTCTTTTTGAAACCGCATCAGTGCCCCATTCGCGTGTTTTTCCTGCAAGAGCGCAACCAGATCGGGAACACGGAAGAATCGAACGGCATATCCTCTTCGGCACGCCTCTACGCCAAGCGCTGTTGCCAGATGGGTCTTCCCCGTGCCCACTTTTCCCAGCATCAGCACATTTTCCTTACGCTCCAAAAAACGCAGGTCGATCAATCCCTCCTTTGTACATGTTTCCGGAAAGGTGACTGCCTCAAAATCGTAATCCTCCAGTGTCTTCAGTTGGGGAAACGCGGCTTTCTTCAATAATCGCTTCAGTTTGGTTTCTTCTCGCCGCTGAATCTCCATCCGCAAGACACCCAGCAGGAAGCTCTCCCGATCTTCAAACAGCACCTGTTCATAGGTTTCCATCACATGCGCCAAATGCAAAGTTTTGCACACCTTTGCCAGCTCTTCTCTCATTCCACCCTCACCCCCAGGATCCGGTCGTACTCTTCCAGCATTGGTATCTGCCCGTGAAGGGCAGGGGGTGTATGCGACTCTGAAAACGGTTCCGGGCGGAAAACAGGGTGTTTTATCGCGTAAAGGGCATGCTCCAAGGCAACAGCCAGATGCTCTTGCTGATGCGACAATTCTCCCAGTACTTGCCCAATTTCCTCCAACGTATAGGTGTCGAGTAATCGATGGAGCAGGCGAATTCGTGCTTTTCGTGCATTCATGTCTTCCACCGTCAAAAACGTTTGGAGCGCCTGAGGCATCATGTTGGTAAAGGAAGAATACATCACCGCCCGCGGGCGTTTTTCATATCTCTTCAATACCGCCTTCCAATCTACTGGAATGACTTTCTCCGTATAGGGACGAGGCAATGTCACAATCGGGGTATATGTCCCGTCTGCCGTTAACACCTCCAGCACATCCCACTTGACTTTCACCAAAACCGGCTGCATGGCCCGACACTGCGGCAACGGGAAGAGAGCCGCGTCAAACGACAGCTCAGCGTATTTGTTCAGGTGGCACGTCTCCAGCCGGAAAATCTCCAGCGGTGTCGTCGGCAGCGTCAGCAGCTTGCATTTTTCTTGCTCCCACAACTCGGCAATGGTTTGCTTTTTCACATAGTGAGGGCGCTGCATATCCGCACGGGCAGCTTCCGCCAAATACGTCTCCAGTTGTTCCGGCGTATCGATAACCGGTGGCGGAACACACCAGTTCCGGCGTCCATACCCCACTTTGTTTTCCACATGGCCTTTCTCATGGCCGCTGTATGGATTGCAAAACAGGGGCTCAAAGCGGTAATGGGCGCAGAAACGCCGAAACGCTTCCGTACACTCTCGTTTTCCGCCTTGCTGGATGGACACAACAGCAGCGGACAAGTTGTCAAACCAAATCTTGCGAGGAACCCCTCCCATT is part of the Brevibacillus brevis genome and harbors:
- the istB gene encoding IS21-like element helper ATPase IstB encodes the protein MREELAKVCKTLHLAHVMETYEQVLFEDRESFLLGVLRMEIQRREETKLKRLLKKAAFPQLKTLEDYDFEAVTFPETCTKEGLIDLRFLERKENVLMLGKVGTGKTHLATALGVEACRRGYAVRFFRVPDLVALLQEKHANGALMRFQKELADCELLILDEVGFVPFHQTGAELLFHVISACYERNSVIVTSNLEFGQWNTVFGDTRLTAALVDRLVHHAHILAFTGESYRLRHALSSMKSS
- the istA gene encoding IS21 family transposase — encoded protein: MLKVPQQQYIRFLREVEGCSIQEIAERVQVNWRTAKKYADRDDWNEPVCKRKGRHPVLGPYLEIIDTWLEDDERLPRKQRHTAVRMFQRLRDEYGFPGGQRTVSEYVSKRKKAMAAERAEHFERLEHPGGEAQADFGTVYVVKSGELVERKVLTLSFPYSNAAFVFPVPKENTECFLEALGRLFQQMGGVPRKIWFDNLSAAVVSIQQGGKRECTEAFRRFCAHYRFEPLFCNPYSGHEKGHVENKVGYGRRNWCVPPPVIDTPEQLETYLAEAARADMQRPHYVKKQTIAELWEQEKCKLLTLPTTPLEIFRLETCHLNKYAELSFDAALFPLPQCRAMQPVLVKVKWDVLEVLTADGTYTPIVTLPRPYTEKVIPVDWKAVLKRYEKRPRAVMYSSFTNMMPQALQTFLTVEDMNARKARIRLLHRLLDTYTLEEIGQVLGELSHQQEHLAVALEHALYAIKHPVFRPEPFSESHTPPALHGQIPMLEEYDRILGVRVE